The Candidatus Nanopelagicales bacterium DNA window CGCCTCGGGTTGGCCTGGCTGGGTGTCGCGTGTCAGTTCCCACCTGCCGAGGTCGAGTTGACGGTGATGCGGCCAGCAAACGCTGGCCAACGAGTCCAGGTCGGTCGCGCCTCCCAGGGACCACGCGGTGACGTGATGCGGCTGGGTGTGTTCAGGACCCACATCACAACCCGGGATCACACACCC harbors:
- a CDS encoding HNH endonuclease signature motif containing protein, yielding GCVIPGCDVGPEHTQPHHVTAWSLGGATDLDSLASVCWPHHRQLDLGRWELTRDTQPGQPEAGQPEAGQPEAGQPEVGEPPAGEPSQPWWTITPTPRHRWRRPPP